Part of the bacterium genome is shown below.
TATAGCATTCCATAACGCAAACGCCTCGGCATAGCCCCAGTTCGGGCCGATCCGCAGCCGCCCCATTCCAGAGGAACCAGATTTGCACTGAGGGTTCAGGTCACGGGAATCTCACTTGAAATCCCCCATTGCATGAATAATCAGCCCCCACACTACGACGACGCGGCAATCTCTTCCAGCCCTGTTCCCGGCCCTACGCCCGAAACAGGCGGGACTGTGTCCGAAGTTTGCCGCGAAGACCTTCTGTCCGAACTCGGCCTCTTGCGGGAGCGCATGGCCGAGCTTGAAGACCTCGAAGTCCAACGCATCACGGACGAGCAGGAGCGCTTCGACTCGCTCAATGTACTCGACGAGTATGCCCAACAGCTTGAAGTCAGCCGCGACAAACTGGCGCGACTGCTCCGCGCCGGCGTCGCCATTGAAGAGGCCCGCGACTTTCACTCCATCCTGCAGACCGTTGCCGATGCCGTGGGAGCAGCAGGCTGGGCCTCCGCCGTCGTTTACCTGTTTGATAATTTCGAAATCGTTGACGCCGCCTACTGCGGCGTTTGCGACGAAGACATCGCCGATCTCGTGCGCAACCGCCGCTCGGCGTCCGAACGCGCGCGGATGTACTCGAATCAATTCGACGAGTTCAAAATAAGCCGTTCATACTTCATCAAGGCTGAGCGGCTGCAAGAAGCTATTGGAGCGCATAGCGTTGTTCCGGGCCGCCGTCAGGCCATGCCCGGTGATGACTGGGATCCGATGGACCTGGTCTACGTCCCAATGTACTCGAGCACGGGTCGCGTCATCGGAAATATCAACTGTGACGATCCCGTCAACGGTAAGCGCCCGACGGCCGATGTCTTCCAGTATCTCGAAATCTTCGCCGACCTGGCCGCGCGCAAGATTGAAACCGTGCGGCTGCTCAATCGGCAAGCGCAGATTGAGTCGCAACTGCGGGAGAGCGAAGAGAAGTATCGCACAATCTTTGACCGCTCCGCCGACAGCTTCCTGCTCATGGATGACCTGTTCCGGGAGTGCAATGACGCGACGCTCAAGATCTTTGGCTGCGAGTACGATGACATCATCGGCCACTCGCCTGTCGAGTTCTCGCCCAAGTATCAGCCAGACGGCCAGCGCTCCGACAAACTGGCCGCCGAGTACATCGCCCGAGCCCGCCAAGGACATCCGCAAAACTTCGAATGGGTACACCTGCGCAAAGACGGCGCCGAACTGAACTGCGAAGTCTCGCTCGCGGCCATTGAGGTGAGTGGCCGCAACATGATTATGGCGGTCGTCCGTGACTTGACCGACAAACGCCGCATGGCGAGGGATAAAGAGACTTCCGCGATTGCCTCGCAGCTCTTCTTGTCAGCTCGTTCCATGGACTTGGTCTATTCGCAACTCCCGAAAATCCTCGTCTCGCGTTTCAGCTTCGAAGTCGCGGCAATCGAGCTCTACGACTCCGCCACCGACGAACTCATCCTGGTTGGTGAAGAACACACCGGGTTACCGCTCGGCTTTCGCGTGCCCGCAAACATGTGTGTGTCGGGAACCGTCATGCGCACAGGCGAGCCCGTCGCAGATCCGTTCGCCGCCCGGCGTCCGGATTACGCGCATGCCGAGCTGCGTCGTATTGGGTTGCAGAAAATTCTCTGCGTGCCGCTCCGCGTTCGCGACCAACAGATCGGCACCATCTGGCTCGGCGACACGCGGCAGGCGCTGTCCGCGGAACGGGCTGTGACGGATCTGAGTTTGGCCATGGTGCCATTGAATGTCGTGGCCAACTATCTAGCGCAGGCGATCGACCGGCAGCGCGCCGAAGAAGAGATGATTGATCTCAAACAGTTCTTCGAGAGCTTGTTGGATAACCTGCCCGCTCAAATCGCTGTCTACGATGCCGACGGCAACTATCGCTACGCCAACCGCGCCTGCATCGAAGATGACAAGACGCGGACTTGGGTGCAAGGCCGTAACGACTTTGATTTGCAATCGCATCGCGGTCACGTCGGCGACACCGCCCGCTTGCGGACAAATGCCATCGCGCAGGCCACCGCCACAGTGGATCGAGTCACGTTTGAAGAACGGGCGCGCGATGCACAGGATCGCGAACACTACTTCTTGAAAGTCATCAGCCCGGTGACCGACTCCGCCGGCAACGTAGACCATCTGATCGGCTATGGACTCGACGTCACCGATACGAAACTTTGGGAGCAAGAGCAGCGACTCTTAAGCCAGCTACCGACTGAAAATCCGTTCCCGATTCTCGCCTGCGATGCTGATGCGCGGATTCAGTATATGAACGGCGCCGTCGAGGAGTTAGCGCAGCGCATCGGCATCCCCGACGTACAGCAATTGCTGCCTGCGGATCACGCCGACATTATCAACGCCCTACAGACCGGCTATGAAGATCGCACTGAACGATCCATGATGGTGCGCGGCTGTCTGTTGAACTGGATCTACTGCAAACGCAGCGATGGCCGCATACAGATCTACGGAGTGGAAATCCAGGACTACCCGTCGTCGGCAAAGAGCCCCATGCAGTCCGGACAGGCCGACGCTTTGCTGGCGGGCATCTCGGGCCCTGTGTGGTTGATAGATGCGACCGGAAATGAGATCGAGGCGGGACGTGCCGCGCAGGAATTGCTCCGGGATCATCACGCCGATAGCTTGCGTAAGCTCTGCGATGACGCGGTTTGGTCGAACCTCGTGACCGTGCGCGGTAATCCCGGAGACGATTTTACGTTTGAAGCGCAGCACTTGACGCGGGCGTGGCGATGGCGTGTCACAATTCTGTCAGAACAGTTGAGGCTGATTGAACTGCATGACATCACCGAAATTCGTGACTTGCAGGACAAGCTCCGCCATGCGCAAAAGCTCGAAGCGCTGGGCAGGCTGGCGGGGGGGATTGCCCACGATTTCAACAACCTGTTGACCGCAATCATTGGCAACCTTGAACTGCTCGAGCATACCCATCCCAACCCCGGTTCCGCGCGCGACTGTGCCCGCGAAGCCGGACGCGCAGCCGAGCAGGCTTCCGTCCTCGTCAAACAGCTCTTGAACTACAGCCGCAAGTCCGCCGAGGACATTCGTTCGATTGACCCGCAAGGAATCTGCTCGGCCGTGGCCAAGATGCTCGCACGTACGATCGAACGCCGCATTAGAATCGTCGAGGACTTCACCACGGACGCCTGGCCCATCGCCGCCGATCCCAGTCAGATCGAACAAGTGCTCATGAATCTCGGAGTCAATGCCGCTGACGCCCTGCTGGAGAAACTCGAACACGAGAACGTATTCGAGTTCGAACCGCAGATCGTCGTGACTCTGCGGAACGTTCCGGGACGACCGCTGCCTGCGCCGGACGGTCGTAAGGTCGCGCGGGATTGTGTAGCGATCTCAGTGCGGGACAACGGGCCCGGCATTCCGCTGCAAATCCAAAAACGGATTTTTGACGCCTATTTCACGACCAAGGCCGCCAACCGCGGCACTGGCTTAGGGCTGTCCATCGTCCATGAAATCGTCTATGCGCTCGGCGGCGAAATTGAAATGGCCTCCGAGATCGGACGCGGGACCGTCTTCACGTTCTACCTCCCCAAGTCCGAGCAAGGACTGCTGCCGAGTAAACCGGAACGGTCGCTCGCACCCGCACGAGGTGGACAAGAAACCGTCCTGCTTGTAGACGATGAACCGGTTATTCTCGACATCGGTCAGGAAGTGCTCGCCCAGGCGGGTTACACCGTCCTGATCGCGCGGGACGGACGGGAAGCTCTGGAGGTCTTTGAGCATAACATGGACTCAATTCAGCTTGTCATTATGGACATCTCCTTGCCGGTCATGAGTGGGGATGAGGCGGTCGCCATCATGCTCTCGATGCGCGAGAACTTATCGGTTATCCTGTCCAGCGGCCTGCCCGATGCCGCCGCGGACCGACGCAAAATTCAATTCGGCTCAGTGGCATTCATCCAAAAACCCTATCGCCCGACTGAGCTGCTGAGCTCGATCCGGGAGGTGCTGGACCACGCCAACTGCTGAACAATCAACCGGTTGAGATGCATAAGGCACTATTTTATAGTGCCTTATGTTATTTTCACCCGGCGATACTCCCGACCGCCTCCTTGACTTTTTTGTCACAAATTGATATAGTTAAGATTCCTGTGGCTGTCGCTTTGGCGACGGCCCTTCGTGGTGGTTGTAGCTCAGCTGGTTAGAGCATTGGATTGTGGTTCCAAGGGTCGGGGGTTCGAGTCCCCTCAGCCACCCCAAGGCGACTGCTAAACCGCCGTCGCCACGCACGTTCCCGGCCCCATCGTCTAATGGTTAGGACTCGAGATTTTCATTCTCGTAATGGGAGTTCGATCCTCCCTGGGGTCACTACGCAAAAGCCCTCGTCATCTGACGAGGGCTTTTGCCGCTCAACCTTTTCTCCATTCCACCAGTCTATAGTTTATGGGTGCGGTCATCGCCCCGCCGGACGGTTCCGCCGACCACCAGTGCCGCACTGACCAGTGCGAGGTTCTTGATGATATACTGCCCCTCTAACGTCAAACCCCACGGTATGTGCGTAAAACACACATCCGGAAGCAAGACCAGCGGCAACATCGTCCCCGGCATCTGTAACATTAGCAGCAGAATCGAAACCCGAATCAGCGGTCGCCACAGCATACAAACGCCGATCAGGACCTCCCACCAGCCCAGCACTGGGATGAATACGTTCGGAGGAAACCAGTACACCGTGCGCTCGACCAACTCGGCTGCGGGGCTAACGCCCAGCGGCTTCAGAATGCCGAACCAGATGAACACAACCCCCAACGAATAGCGTAGCAGCCGCAGACCCCATTTGTCCATCCACGCGGCAATCTGCTCGTCCCAACGGTCAAACCAGGTGGACATGTCTTACGCTCCGGGTTGTGCGAATAACGGTTTCGCCCGCGAGTCTTTGAGAGCTTGCGCGCGGTCGAGAGCCGCCTGATAGCGGCGGTCCGATTGCACCCGATAGCTCAGGCTGACAAACATTCCGGCCAGCGGCCAAAAGACGAAATTCATCGAGTCCGATTGCCACGCGGACTGGTAGAACAGCCAGGCGACATAGAGAAAGACCATGCCCTCCAACATGCGACCGTAGACGCGCAAATCTGGAGTGTCCGCGCTTCGCAGCACGCGACCCCGCACGAAGATGAACGCGAGAATAGATAACAACAGCAGCGTTCCGACATAGCCGTACTCTGTCAGCATCCACGGTATGGACGGAGCACTCGAGGTCAAACCGTAGCCAGCGTAATACGCGGAAGTCTTGGAGTGCTCGTGCGCAACATAAGACATGGTCACGGAACCCGGCCCATTTCCGAAAAAGATCGTCCGGGCGTTATCGGTCGCCAGGACAATGGCACTCATGAACCGGTAGGAACGCTCGAAGTTGCCTTCCTGGGGACGGTCAAGCTCCGTGCGAAAGACCTCATCTAACTTCGTGACATACGTCAATGGATTGCGGCCTTCACGCCAGAATCCTGTTTCGACGATAATATAGTCCACCGCAATGATCATGATGACGCCGATCAAGCTTAAGCCGATCGCCAGCGCCGGACGACGGAAAAACTCGGTGCGGGCCATAAACGCCACGAAGATCGGGAGCAATAGGAAGAAGAACTTCGCTTCACCCAACACCGGCGCCACGATCATCCACAGCATGCCCACAACATAGATGGGGCGGATCCGTTTCTCTTCCAGCATGCGGGCGATCAGATAGCACCACAGCGTGAGCATGAAGAGCGCGATGCCCGGAGTCTGGCTCCGGCCAAACGTGCCGTTGAGCTCGTCTTCCGAGACCCAACTCGTGAACTGCCACTGCCACAGAATCACCGGCGTTTGAATAAGGCCGATGAGAAATAGAAAACGAACAAACCGCGCCGTCGTATTCTCTTCCGGATAGAGACCGGCTGCTGCGAGGAACAGCAGGACATAACGGAAGCCTACGCGTATCCCCAGCATCGTTGTCGCCATGCGTTCGCCGTTCACCAGCGCGGACAACACCGCAAACACCAGCGCAACGAGGATCACCTTCTCTACCGTATAAACCTTGTGTTTGGCGGTGAAAAAGGTCAGGCCGTAGCGGACCGCGAACAGCACCACGAAAATGTCTACAAGCCAAGTCGCCTCGCGCGGCAGAAGCTGCCAGTACTCAGCCAGCCAGTCCACCGAGTAGACCAAGACGCCCAAAATATACAGTGCCACCCGGGGAGCCGCGAAAAAACCGATGCCCAAGGGAACGCCTATCGCCGCCAAATACAGGAGGCGGTTCTCCGAATCTGTCCCGTCGAAAAACGCGAAAATGATCGCAGTATAGAGGATTGCGATCCCGGCCGCGAGGGCAAGCGAGATTAACCGGTCCAGATTCAAACAGTAACCCTTCTGTAAATACTACACATACAACGGCAAATCGTGTGCCGAACGGACCGATGAACCAAACGACAATTATCGTTCAATGTCCGTAAATTAAGAAGTTTCACGTGGAATACCAAGGCCCGGCCGACTTTGGCGGGTCACAAGGAGTTGATACATGAATTCAAACAAGGCCTGTTGCTGGATTCTCACCATACTTGTGGGAGGCTTCGTCTTGACGATGCTCCTCATCGGGTGGGGAATCTCACGGGCGATGTCCAACGGCTTCAGCGCCAAGCTTGCCTCTAATGTAGCCGTTCAGGAGAACTCGTGGCTGGTGTTCAATATCTCGGGGCCAATCGCCGACTATAACAGCGAGCCCGACCTCGGCCCGCTCGGCGGAGGGCGCGGATCCTCGCTAAATGACATGGTGCGGGCCCTCAAACTGGCGGAAACCGACCCGGACGTCTCCGGCGTCATCCTCAGACCGCGCGGGGCCACCGGCATGGCTTCCCTCCGAGAATTGCGGCAAGCGCTCCTGAGCTTCCGCGAAACCGATAAGCCAATTTACGCGCACCTGGACGTGGCCACCGACCGCGACTACTATCTCGCGAGCGTTGCCGACACGATCCTGCTGATGCCGGGTCGTCTCAGCGGCATCAATTTCGGCGGCATGGCCTATTCAAACACCTATGTCAAAGGTACGTTTGAGAAGCTTGGGATCAAGTTCCATGTCCTGCATGCCGGCCGATACAAAGGCGCCTATGAAGACCTGGCCAAAGACAGCATGTCTACCGACCTGCGCGAAAGCCTCGTCACGCTCTTCGCCGATCTCTACGAAACCTACGTTCGCGAGACGGCCGAAGCCCGTACAGGCTTGACGTATGCGGCGCTCGACCATGAGCTCAAAGAAGGCCAGGAGCTGATTGTCAGCGCCGGAACCTGCTTAAAGAACGGCTACGTGGATCGCCTCGAAGACTGGCCGGTCCTGCGCAAACGGCTGCAAGGAGACGCCGAGGAGTTTAATGCCGTGTCCCCCAGCAGCTACGTAAACTCCAAGCACACGGTCAAAGTCGAGTCCACGCAGAACGAAATTGCCGTCCTGCACGCGCAGGGCGCGATTGAATTCGGTGATGACGAGGGCATGTTTGACGACGAGAATATCACGGTCAAGGAGTTCAACAAGCAGCTCGACGCATTGGCCGAAGATGAGAACGTGAAAGCGGTGGTCGTGCGGGTCACGTCGCCGGGCGGTTCGGCGCTCGCTTCGAAACAGATTCTGGAAGCCGCCCGCCGCCTGAACGAGCAGAAGCCCTTGATTGTTTCCATGGGCGGCGTCGCGGCATCGGGTGGATACTATATTTCGCTCGCCGCCGACAAGATTGTGGCCCAGCCGAATACAATAACTGGATCCATCGGAGTCGTCTCCGTATTCCCGAGCGCCGAGGAACTTTACAAGAAAATCGGTGCGCGCGAGGAGACGATTTCAATCGGCCGCTGGGCGAACTTCTTCCGAATTGACGAAGGCCTGGGACCGGATCAAGAGCGCGTTCTCATGAGTCTGATGGACACGGTCTATGCCGAATTCCGTGACGATGTCACCGCGGGCCGCGGTCTCTCGGCGGCCGCGCTCGACACGATTGCCGAAGGCCGCGTTTGGACCGGAACTCAGGCGCTGGCGCGCGGTTTGGTTGACACTCTGGGCGGCGTGGACGTCGCTATTGCCATCGCAGTCCGAGAAGCGGCCCTCGGCCCCGATGACTATAAGATCAGCTACTATCCCGAGCGCGACGACGTCTTCGCTTTCTTTGTCAAGCACTTCGCTTCGCAATTGCGTCTCATTGACACCGCCGGCCAGAAGCTTGAAATGCTTAATGATCCCGCGGCGATTCTGGCATACGTCAAAAACTTCTTCAATCGCATGGAGTTCGTGCAGACGTTGCTGCCTGTGACGCTGGATCAATAGCTCCGCGAAACCTGTTCTCACAAAGAACCCCGCCTTCTGAGCGGGGTTCTTTGCATAAGATGCCGTTCGTTTATTGCTCGCAGCTTGAGCACCCGACGAACACTTCGTACGGACCGGATGTGCCATGTTCGCCCGTGACCTCGAAGAAGTATGTCCCCGGTTCAAGGTAGATTTGAATTTGGCTGTCCGTGCCTTCGGGAGCGCCCTCTGCGCCGTGGTGATCGCTGTCAACCGCCAACGGCGCTTCACAGGTCACCGGCCACATCCGCAGATAAGAATCAAGGCCGCCTTCAAATCCGGTGCGCCCCGGGGTATCATCGGCCCAAACGTTGAAGTACACCATGCGCCCACAGTCTTCGATCGTCAGCGCGAATAGGTCCAAATCACCCGGCTGATCAATCTGGCCGCAGAAACCCTGACCGCAGTTGATCGTATTCGAGTAAAGTTCACAGCCCTCCGCGAACTCGCCTTCCGTGTGTTGCGTGTAGTCGTCCGGGCACTCGGGTTCCGTAATCGGCGGGATGCAGGCATTGCCATGGCAAATCACGGAAATACGATAGTGGCCGAAGGCCGCCACGCTGGCGCCGTCTAAACAGACGTAATAGGTGCCCGGTTCAAAACACCGCGAGATACCTGCCTGCAGAGTCGTCGCCACGCCGCAGATGTCCGGTGCGTTGTCGTTGGAAGCAAATGCCGTTGATCCAGCCTGTCCGCAGCAGGCGCCCGTGAAGATACACAGATACGTATCAAACTGCGAACCGCACGTCGTAATCGTGATGCTGTCGCGAGTCGGCACTTCAAGTATGAAGAACAGGTCACGGCCCCAACGGCAATTGGGAAAGCTACAGTTGTTCTGCGCCGTGTTCGTTTGACCCGATGTCGAAAACGTATAGGGTGCCGCAGGATTCGGGCAAGCCACGGTTCCGCCAGGACAGAGGTCCGTCAACTGGTCCAGCGGATTCTGCTCGTCGCGGGAGTCATACTGGTCCGGATTGACGATGCGGTCAAGCTCAAAATAGCGATTATACAATGCAGCGGGCACATCCTGGTTGGTGGCCGTCAGATCGGTAATCTGCTGGTACACTCGCCACAGCTCCGCCTGCTCCGGGCTCTGCTGCGACTGTCGCTGCTGCGCCTGGCTGTTCACAACCGAGCCAAGGCACAAAACCAGAATGATAAATACGTTTCTCATCTCTTGTGTCCTATTTCGTTCACCACATTATTTCGGAAAAGATTTCCCACTTGCGCAGCCCAACCGGCATTCGGCCGGCCGGGGTGAAACTTAACCATCAAAAAAACAGTTAAATCCAAGCTGGCCTGCGCGGGATACGGGCCAAATTGCCCTATAGCAACCCGACAGGCAAAGGACAAGCCAACTTTGCGGTAAGTTGGAAACTGGAGGCTTAGCGCTTGACTCCTCCTCGCCAAACCACTATCTTCTGAAATTCAAGCAAATTGGCCGCCCGAACAACACCCGCGCCAGTGTGTCAAGCCATTGCAAAATACGGACTTCTCGGGCCGGAAGTCAAGCTAATACCGGTTTTTTCGTGGCCGTTTCCGGCATCAACCCCAGAGCTCAGAGCATACTTAATACAGTCCGAGGTCTAAATTTGCAGGTGTCACATGAATCGTAAGCTCTTCTTCCAGGCTGTACTTCCGGCGATTCTTGCCCTTGCGGCTGCCGCCATCGGGCAGACCGTGCCCTATGGTCTGTATCCCGATGCCGAGTTTTCTCCCGATTTCGAACTGGTCCAGCAAGACGACGACGTCGTCCAGTTCGCACTCCACATGACCCGGCTCCAGCCGACCGGAACGATTGATCTCAACGTCAAACAGCCCGGCACGTGGGGCGAGATGAACCCCACCGGCCGCCTGATGCCCCGTTTCACGTTTTTCCTGTCCGTACCGGCGACCGGAAACGCGTCCTACCAGATAGATAGTTGGACCACTTTGTCGCGCACTGCGACTGTCCGGACAATTCCCGAAAATGCGCCTGACCTGCCCAGCATCGAGTTGGGGGACATCGGCATTTTCGGCGGCGTTCGCCTCTTGCCGGTCACGATTCGTCCGATTGACTACACCAACGGTCAGAACGTCTGTCAGGTGCTGCAGGACGCGACCATCAGTATTCATTTTGACAGCCAGCCGGGTGATAATCCGCTCAGCTCGGTGAGACCCGCATTCTCAGAAACGTGGCGATCGGTGTTGCAAGCTGTCGTGATGAACTGGCAACAGATTCCCAATATCCTCGTGCGCGAACCGTCGCACATGCTGGTCGTTGTCCCCAATTCGTTCATCACTCCGCTCGAAGATTATTTCAATGCCAAACGGCAACTGGGAATTGAGCTGACCATCGTTCCGACGTCCGAGATTGCCGACGGCGACGGCACCGCCCTGCGCAATCGGCTGCTGACGGAGATTGGAAACAGCTCGCCGCGAATTGACCACGTTGAGCTGATCGGCGACGAGACGCAGATTCCCGTACACTATCAGTTCACGGACGATCCGGTGTCGCGCTTCAGTGACGCGACCTTCCCCGGCAACTTCACGAACGAAGGCTTCTTCACGCAGCTTGAAGGGTCGGACTTCTTCCCGGACATCTTCCTTGGCCGCTGGCCCGTGAACAATCAGCTCGAAGCGCGCAACGTTGCCGCGCGCACGATGAACCACGAACTGGATCTTTTTCACAGCGATTCCACGCGCTTCGAGCGCTGCGTCGTCTCCGCTGACAACTCCGAGGATTCGCAGCAGCAGACGATTGCCCACGCCCGCGAAATGATGCTGGCCGAAGGCTTTGAGACCGTGGACACCGTCTATGCCAACGACAATCCCGGCCCTCAGCTCATGATTCAGCTCGTCAACAGCGGCGTCACATTTGTGAACCATCGCGGTTCCGGCTGGAATCAAGGTTGGGCGGGGATCAACTTCTACGTCTCGTCTGTTGACCTCGTGCAAAATCCCGGAGAGTTGGCAGTCGTCACCGGAATCGGCTGCGGCGTCGGCAAATTCGACGCCCCCGACGACCAGTGTTTCGGCGAAAAATGGATGACCATCGGTACGGTCAACTCGCCGCGCGGCGCCGTTGGCTTCATTGGCCCGTGCTGGAACACGCATACGGTCTACAACGACGTGCTCGATACGTCTTTGTACCGCGCCATCCTCGACTACAACATTGACCAACTGGCCGCCGCGCTGGTTACCGGAAAGATGTTCGCCTGGGCTACCTTCGCCGATTTTCATGAAGAACAAGCCGTCGAAGAGATCAGCGGCGTCATGATGCGCCAGTACCTTGTGCTGAGCGATCCCAGTTTGCAGCTCTATACGGATTTGCCGCACCGCCTGCCGATTACCATGCCATCCGCCGTGCCTGCCGGACCGTACAACTTCCCGGTCACGATTACCGACGGATTTTCGACCGATGCGGACAGCCTGATGGTGTCGTTTTGGTCAGCGAATGGCGAACTTTCATCGCACATGATCCCGGCCTTGGCAGGCGAGTGGAGCGTTCCGGTCAATTTCGATTTCGGTGCCGACGTTTTGGCAACGGTTTCCGGACACAATGTACTAACCCGTCAGTGGCCAATTACGGTCGCGCCGAACGGACCGTATCTCGTGCATGACGGCTTGGCTTTTTCAGATGCGCAAGGCAACGGCGACGGCCGGATCCAGCCGGGCGAGACGATTACGCTGGTTGACACGGTCCGCAATATCGGCTCCGAAATGGCCTTGTCCGTGGTCGGGACGCTGACCGCTCCGCAGGAATTCATCGGCATCTCACAGGACCTCGGCATGTACGGCAATGTCGCGCAAAACGCGGCAGCCGTGGGCACTCCTGCCTATGTCTTAAGCGTCGAGCCGGAGTATCGCGGCAACAACTTTCTGCTGGACTTGACCTATGCCGGGGAAGGTCTGCCGTCCCGCTCCGATCAGCTTTTCCTGACGCTCTATTCACCTGAACTCGAACGGATCGGGCTGACGGTCGTAGACGGTGACAACGGACTGCTCGAACGTAATGAAGTCGCCGGACTCGTGTTCACGCTGCAGAACACGGGCAACGAGACTCTGGCCGCCGGGACACTCCAACTGGAGTCCGTCAGCGAGTACATCCTGATTCCTGATGGCAGTGCGGACATTCCAGCAATCGCGCCCGGCCAATCCTATACGCTGCCCGCCAATGCTGTGCAAGTCGGTGCGGCCTGGAATGCCCCAACCGCAACGCAGGTCACCATTGACGCCACGATCACGGCCGCGATGGGCACCTATACTTTCGAGCGCACCATGAGCCTGCCGCTGGTCCTCGGGCAAGTGGGACAGAATGATCCGATGGCCGGAATGGACGGGCTCTACTACCTGTATGATGACCTGGACACCGACTACGATCACGCGGCGGTCTATGACTGGTACGAAATCTCGCCGCAGGCCGGTGGCGCGGGTGTCGCGCTGCCCTTCAACACGAGTCACCAGACGTTCTCCGTGCCCGTGCCGTTCGATTACAATTATTTCGGAATGTCCTTCAATTCGCTCTCTGTTTCCACGGACGGCTGGGTCGCGCCGGGACTAACGGAAGCGGTAAGCTATGTGAACACTCCGCTGCCGTGGCAACAGGATTTTGTCAACGGCATGATCGGCGTGCTCTGGCAAGACCTCTGGTACTATTTCGGCGACGATGGCGACATCAGCTACTTCTATGATACCGCCGGTGATCGCTTCATCGTTGAGTGGTACGATATTGCCGATTGGGGTTCGGGCACTCACGACAATACGTTCCAGCTTCAGCTCCTGAATCCTGCGACGCACGGGACGCCGACCGGCGATGCGGAGTGGGTGTTCCTTTATCAGGCACTGGACATGCATACATCATCGGCCGGCGGTGCTACAATTGGCTACGAGTCGCTGGACGAATCCACCGGCGCTACGTATTATCATAACACGGCGTCCCCCGCGACCTCCGCACCGCTTGAGAACGGCCGCGCCCTCCGCCTCACGACCGCGCCGCCGTCGCTGCTCGATGCACCCGAAGCGCCCGGCGCTGTCCCGAGTGCTTTCGCGCTGCGGCAGAACTACCCGAATCCGTTCAACCCGGAGACGACCATTGAGTTCAGCCTGCCTGCTCAATCCGAGGTATCGCTCGATATCTTCGATGTGCTGGGCCGCAATGTGACTACCCTCGTCCATGCGTCCGTCTCCGCCGGAGTGCATCATATCGTGTGGGCGGGCCAAAGCCGCACCGGTGTGAGTGTCCCAAGCGGCATCTATTTTTACCGGCTGGCAACGCCTGATTTTGTCGAAACGCGGCGCATGCTGCTGCTGCGCTAATCAC
Proteins encoded:
- a CDS encoding T9SS type A sorting domain-containing protein, yielding MNRKLFFQAVLPAILALAAAAIGQTVPYGLYPDAEFSPDFELVQQDDDVVQFALHMTRLQPTGTIDLNVKQPGTWGEMNPTGRLMPRFTFFLSVPATGNASYQIDSWTTLSRTATVRTIPENAPDLPSIELGDIGIFGGVRLLPVTIRPIDYTNGQNVCQVLQDATISIHFDSQPGDNPLSSVRPAFSETWRSVLQAVVMNWQQIPNILVREPSHMLVVVPNSFITPLEDYFNAKRQLGIELTIVPTSEIADGDGTALRNRLLTEIGNSSPRIDHVELIGDETQIPVHYQFTDDPVSRFSDATFPGNFTNEGFFTQLEGSDFFPDIFLGRWPVNNQLEARNVAARTMNHELDLFHSDSTRFERCVVSADNSEDSQQQTIAHAREMMLAEGFETVDTVYANDNPGPQLMIQLVNSGVTFVNHRGSGWNQGWAGINFYVSSVDLVQNPGELAVVTGIGCGVGKFDAPDDQCFGEKWMTIGTVNSPRGAVGFIGPCWNTHTVYNDVLDTSLYRAILDYNIDQLAAALVTGKMFAWATFADFHEEQAVEEISGVMMRQYLVLSDPSLQLYTDLPHRLPITMPSAVPAGPYNFPVTITDGFSTDADSLMVSFWSANGELSSHMIPALAGEWSVPVNFDFGADVLATVSGHNVLTRQWPITVAPNGPYLVHDGLAFSDAQGNGDGRIQPGETITLVDTVRNIGSEMALSVVGTLTAPQEFIGISQDLGMYGNVAQNAAAVGTPAYVLSVEPEYRGNNFLLDLTYAGEGLPSRSDQLFLTLYSPELERIGLTVVDGDNGLLERNEVAGLVFTLQNTGNETLAAGTLQLESVSEYILIPDGSADIPAIAPGQSYTLPANAVQVGAAWNAPTATQVTIDATITAAMGTYTFERTMSLPLVLGQVGQNDPMAGMDGLYYLYDDLDTDYDHAAVYDWYEISPQAGGAGVALPFNTSHQTFSVPVPFDYNYFGMSFNSLSVSTDGWVAPGLTEAVSYVNTPLPWQQDFVNGMIGVLWQDLWYYFGDDGDISYFYDTAGDRFIVEWYDIADWGSGTHDNTFQLQLLNPATHGTPTGDAEWVFLYQALDMHTSSAGGATIGYESLDESTGATYYHNTASPATSAPLENGRALRLTTAPPSLLDAPEAPGAVPSAFALRQNYPNPFNPETTIEFSLPAQSEVSLDIFDVLGRNVTTLVHASVSAGVHHIVWAGQSRTGVSVPSGIYFYRLATPDFVETRRMLLLR